From Alteribacter lacisalsi, a single genomic window includes:
- a CDS encoding GNAT family N-acetyltransferase — protein sequence MTFPELETNRLRLVKVDEEHVTPYFAIMKRPDVMKYYGMDPLESSEQAAAIIASFEKTFENGRGIRWGIIDKEDGAFAGTIGLNALNKSGKRTEIGYELHPDFHTRGIMSEALERVLTYIFEELELYRTGAVTFPENKAARAVGRTGVRDTVSSLSQTCCVQNEL from the coding sequence ATGACTTTTCCCGAACTTGAAACAAACCGGCTTCGGCTGGTGAAAGTAGATGAGGAACATGTAACGCCTTACTTCGCGATCATGAAAAGACCGGATGTGATGAAGTACTACGGTATGGACCCGCTCGAATCGAGCGAGCAGGCGGCCGCAATCATTGCTTCGTTCGAAAAAACGTTTGAAAATGGCAGAGGTATCCGCTGGGGCATCATTGATAAAGAAGACGGTGCATTTGCCGGCACGATCGGTCTCAATGCTTTGAACAAGTCCGGTAAGCGGACGGAAATAGGTTATGAGCTCCATCCGGATTTTCATACCCGCGGAATCATGTCCGAGGCTCTTGAACGGGTGCTGACGTACATATTTGAGGAACTCGAGCTTTACCGGACAGGAGCTGTTACTTTTCCTGAAAACAAGGCGGCTCGGGCTGTGGGAAGGACAGGAGTACGAGACACCGTATCATCCCTCTCTCAAACATGTTGCGTTCAGAACGAGCTATGA
- a CDS encoding class I SAM-dependent methyltransferase, whose product MNERVRKTYDQLARLYEHHVDTANTYNTDYERPAMMAQLPDDLCGKHVLDAGCAAGWYTEQLLNRGAAVTAADLSPQMAAAARRRNGGRAEVHELDLSGPMPFDDSSFDYVISSLVLHYISDWKPVFREFSRVLKPGGTLLFSVHHPSMDVRLSKSGDYFSEELIVDEWKTAYGPVSVPFYRRPMQTILNDTLAVFTLTGIIEPQPAESFRAKNPEGYVKLMTRPHFLIVKGMRPYEQHT is encoded by the coding sequence GTGAACGAACGCGTCAGGAAAACCTACGATCAGCTGGCTCGCCTATACGAGCATCACGTGGACACCGCGAATACATACAACACCGATTACGAACGACCGGCGATGATGGCGCAGCTGCCGGATGACCTTTGCGGCAAGCATGTGCTCGATGCAGGGTGCGCCGCCGGATGGTACACAGAACAGCTCCTTAACCGCGGCGCAGCTGTTACGGCCGCAGACTTGAGTCCGCAGATGGCAGCCGCCGCCAGAAGAAGAAACGGCGGACGGGCTGAGGTGCATGAATTGGATTTATCCGGCCCGATGCCTTTTGATGACTCGTCCTTTGACTACGTGATCAGTTCCCTGGTGCTTCACTACATATCGGATTGGAAGCCGGTTTTCCGGGAATTTTCCCGCGTGCTGAAACCGGGAGGCACCTTGCTGTTTTCCGTTCATCATCCCTCCATGGATGTCCGCCTTTCAAAAAGCGGCGACTACTTCAGTGAAGAACTGATCGTGGACGAGTGGAAAACTGCCTATGGCCCGGTTTCGGTCCCCTTTTACCGGCGTCCGATGCAGACCATTCTGAATGACACACTGGCCGTTTTCACCCTGACCGGCATCATTGAACCGCAGCCAGCGGAAAGCTTTCGTGCCAAAAATCCGGAAGGCTATGTAAAACTCATGACACGCCCCCATTTTTTGATTGTGAAAGGGATGAGACCGTATGAGCAGCATACCTGA
- a CDS encoding phosphotransferase enzyme family protein: MEINIDQLFTDEVLTEGVRKFGVSEIQKVGDFENYVYAGTRSGQQVFLRFTHSSHREHEEIASELDWLMFLSRKGAPVCPVLPAVSGRMIESVAVKDSTFYVTLFEKAKGEPVKIKKQLEDSRLVTAWGRATAQMHVLTRQYKPPSHIRKRADLVESFETQFAPYLPHEDKQIVWQIRRTIDSLKQIPKTRDRYQLIHTDLHSGNFYYDGNAIQIFDFDDAAYHFLTADIAIPLYYSMLHIKDETIRAEKARRFLGRFMKGYTEYASMPPQLFKDLPSMLQFRDCELYAVVHKKWDMQNLTEKQQTFVDGIRSRLESGRPIVSIQL; encoded by the coding sequence ATGGAGATAAACATTGACCAGCTGTTTACTGATGAGGTGTTGACGGAAGGCGTCAGGAAGTTTGGAGTCTCGGAGATTCAGAAAGTCGGTGATTTTGAAAATTATGTTTATGCAGGGACCCGCAGCGGCCAGCAGGTGTTTCTCCGATTTACCCACTCAAGTCACCGGGAACACGAGGAAATCGCGAGTGAACTGGACTGGCTGATGTTCCTCAGCCGTAAAGGAGCGCCAGTATGTCCGGTCCTTCCCGCCGTTTCCGGCCGAATGATTGAATCCGTCGCCGTAAAAGACAGCACCTTTTATGTCACTCTGTTTGAAAAAGCAAAGGGCGAGCCTGTAAAAATCAAAAAACAGCTCGAAGACAGCCGCCTTGTGACTGCGTGGGGACGTGCGACTGCACAGATGCATGTGCTCACCAGGCAGTACAAGCCCCCTTCCCATATTCGAAAGCGCGCAGACCTGGTCGAATCCTTTGAAACACAGTTCGCTCCCTACCTGCCGCATGAAGATAAACAAATTGTCTGGCAGATCCGCAGAACGATCGATTCCCTTAAACAGATTCCGAAAACACGGGATCGCTATCAGCTCATACATACGGACCTGCACTCAGGCAACTTCTACTATGACGGGAATGCCATTCAAATCTTTGATTTTGATGATGCGGCCTATCACTTCCTCACGGCTGATATTGCTATACCTCTTTACTATTCGATGCTTCATATAAAAGACGAAACGATCCGCGCGGAAAAAGCCCGACGCTTTCTCGGCCGTTTTATGAAAGGATACACCGAGTACGCATCCATGCCGCCGCAACTGTTCAAGGATCTTCCCAGCATGCTTCAGTTCCGGGACTGTGAACTTTACGCAGTTGTGCATAAAAAATGGGACATGCAAAATCTCACTGAGAAGCAGCAGACATTTGTGGACGGCATCCGCTCCAGGCTCGAAAGCGGCCGGCCAATCGTTTCAATTCAGCTTTAG
- a CDS encoding group-specific protein, with the protein MMTGFMVSMIVAGVMIAVILAIAIPMDRKYIVRENRRINYRKTTIFLRWNYFDTLTVVLAVYSVICVQILNFLISGGYTVENNYVQFFTNQSQAWTLVTMIYFVMRLTNTYKSIRAHYGEAHAE; encoded by the coding sequence ATGATGACAGGGTTTATGGTTTCAATGATCGTGGCAGGGGTGATGATCGCCGTCATTCTCGCCATAGCCATTCCGATGGACCGCAAGTATATTGTTCGAGAAAACAGGCGCATCAACTACAGGAAAACAACGATATTTCTGAGGTGGAATTATTTTGATACGCTGACGGTTGTCCTTGCCGTGTATAGCGTAATCTGCGTGCAGATCCTGAACTTCCTGATCTCAGGCGGATACACAGTTGAGAACAACTACGTTCAGTTTTTTACTAACCAGTCCCAGGCGTGGACACTGGTCACAATGATTTATTTTGTTATGAGATTGACAAACACGTATAAAAGTATTCGGGCCCATTACGGTGAGGCGCATGCAGAGTGA
- a CDS encoding VOC family protein: MKQSVQWLEERGATPVPFGSRASVDPFIRPWQGNGSVYFEDPDGNSLELMCFVDVPAHLKGMKEKLSFEEYESQAGIHSEN; encoded by the coding sequence ATGAAACAGTCGGTTCAATGGCTCGAAGAACGAGGAGCCACACCAGTTCCCTTTGGCAGCCGCGCGTCGGTCGATCCCTTTATCCGCCCGTGGCAGGGGAACGGATCTGTGTACTTTGAGGATCCGGACGGAAACAGTCTGGAATTGATGTGCTTTGTGGATGTGCCTGCCCATCTGAAAGGTATGAAGGAGAAGCTATCGTTCGAGGAATATGAGTCTCAGGCAGGTATTCACAGTGAAAATTAA
- a CDS encoding DNA topology modulation protein: protein MRKIAIIGSGGAGKSTFARTLGEKINIDVHHLDTLFWKPGWVGVPKEKQREVQNELVQEDEWIIDGNYSSTMDIRLQAADTVIFLDLPRTTCALRVLKRSVLYRKRPRPDMADGCVERVSPHFLKWVWQYPRTRRPRILEKLETLKSNKQIIVLSSPKEIREFLDQVMAAEKETAISAGK, encoded by the coding sequence ATGAGAAAGATTGCGATTATTGGCTCAGGAGGAGCTGGGAAGTCCACATTTGCCCGGACTCTCGGAGAAAAAATAAACATAGATGTTCACCATCTGGATACGCTGTTCTGGAAGCCCGGCTGGGTCGGTGTGCCGAAAGAGAAACAGCGTGAAGTACAGAACGAACTGGTTCAGGAGGACGAGTGGATCATCGATGGTAACTACAGCAGTACGATGGACATCCGCCTGCAGGCTGCCGACACGGTCATTTTCCTTGATCTGCCCCGCACGACCTGTGCCTTGCGGGTGCTCAAGCGCAGTGTTCTTTACCGGAAGCGGCCACGGCCGGACATGGCGGATGGCTGCGTGGAGCGGGTGTCCCCGCATTTCCTGAAATGGGTGTGGCAGTACCCCCGGACAAGACGCCCTCGGATTCTGGAAAAATTGGAAACGCTGAAAAGTAATAAGCAGATTATTGTTTTGAGCTCGCCGAAGGAAATTCGGGAATTTCTTGATCAGGTGATGGCTGCTGAAAAAGAAACAGCAATTTCTGCCGGAAAATGA
- a CDS encoding TIGR04104 family putative zinc finger protein translates to MKLETCETCRHSFSWKQISHSLWSRNWKVTMITCRKCRAVHRLREESKFIALLPGAIVMIGATWLIVAEASLFAFILLIAGSMASSLVLPYFASYEKVDRAPFIE, encoded by the coding sequence GTGAAATTGGAAACTTGTGAAACGTGCAGACATAGTTTTTCCTGGAAACAAATCTCTCATTCCCTCTGGTCAAGAAATTGGAAAGTAACAATGATCACCTGCAGGAAATGCAGAGCTGTCCATAGACTCAGAGAAGAGTCAAAATTTATAGCCCTTTTGCCTGGTGCAATTGTAATGATTGGAGCTACATGGCTCATTGTGGCGGAGGCGTCACTCTTTGCTTTTATACTTCTTATTGCTGGAAGTATGGCCAGTTCTCTGGTGCTGCCTTACTTTGCCAGCTACGAGAAAGTAGACCGGGCACCTTTTATCGAATAA
- a CDS encoding phosphotransferase: MSSIPESWRKYEREVNRVGAPAGWDLLRKWTYSEVWRVTFEDGKTAIAKIGTGHPAREGAVYLDLVSPLDIPQPRIYHSVKHGGSGVIMMEDLKGETLEQVPSENGYLQAARQLAEIRKEAAKRLGTLLNESSYTVTPEDTLQTLSSISRHPFLNEQQKEVLSEGLKVIPVHLEKLYRDYPVTLCHSDYYPKNLIIQGKDVIPVDWASAYLSPDLGDLYCLLLCAEGANVDREAVLKAFTSRLEGSLFVDLDWQITLGGVLWTTRMLDWTLRYGIDAMPIAKEWVPEMVSDLAELTGKIPNNP, from the coding sequence ATGAGCAGCATACCTGAATCATGGAGAAAATATGAGCGCGAGGTGAATAGGGTTGGAGCTCCCGCAGGCTGGGATCTGCTCAGAAAGTGGACCTATTCCGAGGTGTGGAGAGTAACATTTGAAGATGGAAAAACGGCCATCGCAAAAATCGGAACCGGCCACCCTGCCCGTGAAGGAGCAGTTTACCTTGATCTCGTAAGTCCCCTCGACATCCCGCAGCCCCGGATTTATCATTCTGTAAAGCACGGAGGCTCCGGCGTCATCATGATGGAAGACCTTAAAGGAGAGACCCTTGAACAGGTCCCGTCTGAAAACGGGTACCTGCAGGCAGCCCGCCAGCTTGCTGAGATACGTAAAGAAGCTGCCAAACGACTTGGTACACTTTTGAACGAGTCTTCCTATACAGTGACTCCCGAGGACACCTTACAGACACTTAGCTCCATAAGCAGGCACCCCTTTCTGAATGAGCAGCAGAAAGAGGTTCTCTCCGAAGGGCTAAAAGTAATACCGGTTCATCTTGAAAAGCTTTACAGAGACTATCCCGTGACGCTCTGTCACAGCGATTACTATCCAAAAAACCTGATTATTCAAGGCAAAGACGTCATCCCGGTGGACTGGGCGTCCGCTTATTTGAGCCCTGACCTGGGGGATCTGTATTGCCTTCTCCTTTGCGCTGAAGGAGCGAACGTTGATCGTGAAGCTGTTCTGAAAGCTTTTACCTCCAGGCTGGAGGGCTCACTTTTCGTGGACCTTGACTGGCAGATCACTCTCGGCGGGGTCCTCTGGACTACGCGCATGCTCGACTGGACCCTCCGCTACGGGATCGATGCAATGCCGATAGCCAAAGAGTGGGTACCCGAAATGGTGAGTGATCTTGCTGAGTTGACCGGAAAAATTCCGAACAATCCTTAA
- a CDS encoding RNA polymerase sigma factor: MQSEHLRGLAKRFQEGDDEAFERLYEQLHPPLYTFLFRFTRNEQMSMDLVQDTFLKFYKSRSAYRSEKAGVKTYLFRIGYTLMLNRINRRKKWRQLLPFLVPDPVMTVSSDDRITIREALLTLPETQRAAVILHYYHDLKFREIAEILGLPEGTVKSRVFTGIKKLREELEGETNEKRAQRAEI, from the coding sequence ATGCAGAGTGAGCACCTTAGAGGTCTTGCCAAACGCTTTCAGGAGGGGGATGACGAAGCGTTCGAACGCCTTTACGAGCAGCTTCATCCCCCGCTATACACGTTTTTGTTCCGCTTTACCCGGAACGAACAGATGAGTATGGACCTTGTCCAGGATACGTTTCTGAAGTTTTATAAGAGCAGGTCCGCTTATCGGTCGGAAAAAGCCGGGGTTAAAACATACCTGTTCCGCATCGGCTACACGCTCATGCTGAACCGAATAAATAGGCGGAAAAAGTGGCGCCAGCTGCTGCCGTTTCTCGTGCCGGATCCGGTGATGACCGTTTCTTCGGACGATCGGATCACAATCCGGGAGGCGCTGCTGACTCTTCCGGAAACGCAGCGTGCCGCAGTAATTCTACATTACTATCATGACCTTAAATTCAGGGAAATTGCAGAGATTCTCGGACTGCCGGAGGGAACGGTCAAGTCGCGGGTTTTTACCGGAATCAAAAAGCTGAGAGAGGAACTGGAGGGAGAAACAAATGAAAAACGAGCACAGCGAGCGGAAATTTAA
- a CDS encoding DUF4406 domain-containing protein — protein MKVITLCGSTKFKNTFREMEKKLTLEGHAVISLGFFEQSEGIEITPEQEAMFEKIHRRKIDIADEIYVIDVDRYIGKSTAAEIEYAQNQGKAVHYYSIEN, from the coding sequence ATGAAAGTCATCACACTGTGCGGATCCACAAAATTTAAAAACACATTCCGGGAGATGGAGAAAAAACTGACACTTGAAGGGCACGCAGTCATCAGTCTCGGCTTCTTTGAACAGAGTGAGGGAATTGAAATAACCCCGGAGCAGGAGGCGATGTTCGAGAAGATTCACCGCCGTAAAATCGACATTGCTGATGAGATTTATGTGATTGACGTGGACAGATACATCGGCAAAAGCACCGCAGCAGAAATCGAATATGCTCAGAATCAGGGCAAAGCGGTGCACTACTATTCTATAGAAAATTGA
- the tyrS gene encoding tyrosine--tRNA ligase produces MEEQTMSTWTKKLTTEQQKETERQMTMYLAGAHEVIPAADLKEKVARSVIEGKPLKIKLGLDPSAPDVHLGHTVVLNKMREFQDNGHTIQLIIGDFTGKIGDPTGKSVARKQLTDEEVKANAKTYFEQFGKVIDMDKVELYYNSKWLAELNFEDVINMAGKITVARLLERDDFEQRMADQKPISLHEFFYPLMQGYDSVELESDVELGGTDQQFNILMGRHFQEKFGKEKQVAMLMPLLEGLDGVEKMSKSKNNYIGIDESPDEMFGKAMSIPDELMIKYFTLVTDLTPEAVRATGALHPRDAKMALGRAIVTLYHDAEAAKQAEQQFISVFRERNAPDEIPNVKWDGPAEITVTDLLVSLSFLPSKSEARRMVANRGVKIDGITVEDPRLQVIVADGMVVQVGKRKFARLEM; encoded by the coding sequence ATGGAGGAACAGACAATGAGCACCTGGACAAAAAAGCTTACAACCGAACAGCAGAAAGAAACAGAAAGGCAGATGACGATGTATCTGGCAGGTGCCCACGAGGTGATTCCTGCAGCAGACCTGAAAGAAAAAGTTGCCAGGTCCGTAATTGAGGGAAAGCCGCTCAAGATCAAGCTCGGCCTCGACCCTTCGGCGCCGGACGTGCATCTCGGACATACGGTCGTGCTCAACAAAATGCGGGAATTTCAGGATAACGGTCATACGATTCAGCTGATTATCGGTGATTTTACGGGGAAGATTGGTGACCCAACCGGCAAGTCGGTTGCGCGTAAGCAGCTCACAGACGAAGAAGTGAAGGCGAATGCGAAAACCTACTTTGAACAGTTCGGCAAAGTGATCGATATGGACAAGGTGGAGCTGTACTACAACTCCAAGTGGCTCGCAGAGCTCAATTTCGAAGATGTGATCAATATGGCAGGAAAAATAACGGTGGCACGTCTTCTCGAGCGGGACGATTTCGAACAGCGGATGGCGGATCAGAAGCCGATCTCCCTTCACGAATTTTTCTACCCGCTTATGCAGGGATACGATTCGGTTGAACTGGAGAGCGATGTGGAACTCGGAGGCACAGACCAGCAGTTTAACATTCTGATGGGCCGGCATTTTCAGGAGAAATTCGGCAAGGAAAAGCAGGTGGCCATGCTCATGCCGCTTCTTGAAGGCCTGGACGGGGTCGAGAAGATGTCGAAGTCGAAGAATAACTACATCGGAATTGACGAATCTCCCGACGAAATGTTTGGAAAGGCGATGAGCATACCCGATGAACTGATGATCAAGTACTTTACACTTGTGACCGATCTCACGCCTGAAGCAGTTAGGGCGACTGGTGCCCTGCATCCAAGGGACGCAAAAATGGCCCTCGGCAGAGCCATTGTCACCTTGTACCATGATGCCGAAGCGGCTAAGCAGGCTGAGCAGCAGTTTATCTCCGTCTTCAGGGAGCGGAACGCTCCTGATGAAATCCCAAATGTGAAGTGGGACGGCCCGGCGGAAATTACGGTGACGGACCTGCTTGTGAGCCTCTCTTTTCTGCCGTCAAAAAGTGAAGCCCGGCGGATGGTGGCCAACCGCGGTGTGAAAATTGACGGCATCACTGTGGAGGATCCGCGTCTGCAGGTAATAGTCGCAGACGGAATGGTGGTGCAGGTCGGCAAAAGGAAGTTTGCCCGCCTTGAAATGTAA
- a CDS encoding hydrolase codes for MMHLIIADLISDQLGGIDETSFYLGGIAPDAAVRKDRSHFFEGNEANYTRVVAYEKFLKKYNELRLHPYILGCYTHLIADQVWLTGFYLPWLRNLMKTNPDIHKSYHRDFHLLNGRLVEHYGNGSVLMRKLENNCPLMDLEEVTAEEVKAFIPYVKGDLDYEQKTLDEPLEVFTFEQITGYVETCVDRGVQAIRQLK; via the coding sequence ATGATGCATCTGATTATTGCAGATCTGATCTCGGATCAGCTTGGCGGTATCGACGAAACGTCTTTTTATCTCGGTGGCATCGCACCTGATGCAGCAGTGCGGAAAGATCGTTCGCACTTTTTTGAAGGAAATGAGGCCAATTACACAAGGGTCGTTGCGTATGAAAAGTTCCTGAAAAAGTACAATGAGCTCCGCCTTCATCCTTACATACTTGGCTGCTATACACACCTGATTGCTGATCAGGTCTGGCTGACCGGGTTTTATCTGCCATGGCTGAGAAACCTGATGAAGACCAATCCTGATATTCATAAAAGCTATCACCGTGATTTTCATCTGCTCAACGGCAGGCTGGTCGAGCATTACGGAAATGGTTCGGTATTAATGAGAAAATTAGAGAATAACTGTCCTCTGATGGATCTGGAAGAGGTAACAGCAGAGGAAGTTAAAGCGTTTATTCCCTATGTGAAAGGGGACCTGGATTATGAGCAAAAGACACTTGATGAACCTCTGGAAGTCTTCACTTTTGAGCAAATCACAGGATATGTGGAAACCTGCGTGGATCGTGGTGTACAGGCGATCAGGCAGCTGAAATGA
- a CDS encoding TIGR04104 family putative zinc finger protein yields MPECRNCGQRWTWRQTMRRSLGSMNDGVTCLHCEGTQYVTRKSRIKGALCLGAIIIPIPIVRNMFPDLPDWTFVSLMAALMVLFISLYPYLISFSNENEPLIK; encoded by the coding sequence ATGCCGGAATGCCGTAACTGCGGGCAAAGGTGGACGTGGAGACAGACGATGAGGCGCTCGCTTGGCAGCATGAATGATGGCGTTACCTGTCTCCACTGTGAAGGAACGCAGTATGTAACGAGAAAATCCAGAATAAAAGGGGCTCTTTGTCTCGGCGCCATTATCATTCCCATACCAATCGTCCGCAATATGTTCCCGGACCTGCCGGACTGGACTTTTGTGAGCCTGATGGCGGCTCTTATGGTTCTTTTTATTTCCCTATACCCGTATCTGATTTCTTTCTCCAATGAAAATGAGCCGCTGATTAAATGA
- a CDS encoding VOC family protein: MKIKTEGVSELVLEVKELEQSVSFWSGTLGFPVMERWGISGDHFDPDGEGEGAVWLYAGGNARLGLWLPRVFSDRGLEEKDRPVSEWDGLYDEGGVHVHFALLISSENFDSALEVLKKNGIPVRAVQEKVAGSMRKRLYFKDPDGHIAELYTRRFSHPDN; this comes from the coding sequence GTGAAAATTAAGACAGAAGGAGTATCGGAACTCGTATTGGAAGTAAAAGAGCTGGAGCAGTCTGTATCGTTCTGGTCCGGGACCCTTGGCTTTCCGGTCATGGAGAGGTGGGGAATTTCGGGGGATCATTTTGATCCGGACGGGGAAGGAGAAGGAGCGGTATGGCTTTATGCGGGCGGAAACGCCCGTCTCGGGCTTTGGCTGCCGAGAGTGTTCAGCGACAGGGGGCTCGAGGAAAAAGACAGACCTGTGAGTGAGTGGGATGGTCTGTACGATGAAGGCGGCGTTCACGTACATTTTGCCCTTCTCATCAGCTCTGAAAACTTCGACAGCGCATTGGAGGTGCTGAAGAAAAATGGCATTCCGGTGAGAGCAGTCCAGGAGAAAGTGGCTGGTTCTATGCGGAAGCGGCTTTACTTTAAGGATCCCGACGGGCATATAGCTGAGCTGTATACACGGCGGTTTTCCCATCCTGACAATTAA